In Nitrospira sp., a single genomic region encodes these proteins:
- a CDS encoding ORF6N domain-containing protein produces MVPVEHVEKKIFLLRGHKVMLDSDLAELYGVQTKELNRAVKRNLDRFPQDFMFQLSPDEIDGLRFHFGTSKGRGGRRYVPYVFTEQGVAMLSSVLKSKRAVQVNIEIMRAFVRLREMVASNKELARRLNELEKKYDRQFKVVFDAIRELMAPPKTPIRRIGFQREAAK; encoded by the coding sequence ATGGTTCCCGTTGAGCACGTTGAGAAGAAAATCTTTCTGCTTCGAGGACACAAGGTCATGCTGGACAGCGATCTTGCGGAACTGTATGGCGTTCAGACCAAGGAGCTGAACAGGGCCGTCAAACGGAACCTGGACCGATTTCCACAGGATTTCATGTTTCAACTGAGTCCTGACGAGATTGATGGTTTGAGGTTCCATTTTGGCACCTCAAAAGGCCGAGGCGGGCGACGGTATGTGCCCTATGTTTTCACGGAGCAAGGAGTGGCCATGCTGTCCAGCGTACTCAAGAGCAAACGAGCGGTGCAGGTCAATATCGAGATTATGAGGGCCTTCGTGCGGTTGCGGGAAATGGTCGCGTCCAACAAGGAGCTGGCAAGGCGCCTGAACGAACTGGAGAAAAAGTACGACCGGCAATTCAAAGTCGTCTTCGACGCCATCCGGGAACTCATGGCACCACCGAAGACTCCGATCAGACGCATTGGATTTCAGCGAGA